GGGAATCGAGCCGACGCAGAACTTGATCGTCAACACCCTGCGGTTGATGCTCACCGACCACCGGTTCGCGGGCGGCATCCTCGGCGGCAGCCTGTCGACACGCGACGCCCTCGACAAGGTGCTGTTCAGCGATCCGCCGGGGGCCAACTACTGCGTCAGCTACCCGAAGCAGCCCATTCTCATCGACAGTGTCTGGCTGCCCGCGCACCAGCCGGTCGTGATCAGCATGACCGGCTGCAACAACGACCCCGCTATCAATACGGGTGAATACACCGACAACCGAGCTCATCTCGCATGGAGTCTCGGACCGCACGCCTGTCCGGCCGGGTCGGCGGCGTACCTGATCGCCCAGGACGCCATCGATCAGTTGCTCGATGCCCTGCCCGAGATGCGGCTCGCCGTCGCGGCGCAGGACCTGGTCTGGCGACCCGGTCCCTTCCACCGCGCGCTGGTTTCCTTGCCCGTCGTCTTCCCGAAATCACCTCCGCTGACTGTCTTTTAGAGAGACAGCCGATCCCGCGGCTGGATGGCCCGCGCGATCGCTTGCCACCGAGACGGTGCGTGCGCGGCGGCGGTCGAACCGGGCTCGACGAGGTCGGCCACTGCGGGTCGTAGTGCCTCGATGACCTCGGTGCGGCCGATCTCGTCCATACGAATTCCATCCCTGGGTGCGCGAGAGGCGGGAAACTGGTCGTCGACGTTCGGGTGATCTTCAGCGCCGGTGGACGGGTAGGTGGGTGGACGGCTGGAGGAGACCACGATCTGCTTGTCGGGGCGTGCCGGTACGCACTGTGTCACCGGCCCGCAAACGACGGCAATTCTCGAAGCTGACTCCAGCCGCCACGGTGGGCGTCGATACAGGGTCATTGGATCAGAGGGTCGGGTTTTCCTCGTAGCTGTAGGTCCAGGAGCTCTGGCCGCACGGGGTGGTGACGTCGATGGTGATTCCTGGGTTTGCTGGGTGGGGCGGGGCGATGGTGCTGATCGTGGTGTCGGAGATGACAGAGAAGCTTGCCGGGATGCCGTCGAAGGTCACGGTGTCGGTGTGGGTGAGTCCGTTGCCAGTGATGGTCACGAGGCTGCCGCCGGTGGTCGGTCCGGCGCTCGGGGTGACGTTGTTGATGTTGGGGCTGGGGAGGTAGGTGTAGGTGAGATCGTCGGCGCTGCCGCCCGGTGTCGTCACGATGACCGGGAAGGTGCCGGGGCTTTGTCCGAATATGGTGCCGACGATGAGCTGGGTGGGCGTGGCGGACTGGATGGTGACGGGGCTGGGGCCGATGGACACGGCAATCGCGCCGGACAGGTTGAAGCCGGTGATGACCGCGGTGCCGCCGTCGGGGGAGCCTTCGGCGGGGCTGATGCTGTTGATCTGCGGTGGTGGGAAGTAGATGAAGTATCCCAGGGATCCGGTGCCGCCCGGGGTGGTGACCGTCACGGGGACCGCTCCGGCCCCGGCAGGGGTGGCGACGGTGATCGAGGTCGGAGTGTTGGTGAGGATGGTGGCTTCGGTGGTGCCGAAGTGCACGGCGCTGGCGTTGGCGAGGTTGTGGCCGTTGATGGTCACGAGGGTGCCACCTGCGGTGCTCCCTTCCCGTGGGACCAGGGTCAGAGGGATGACGCTGAGTGTGTTGTCGTCGGTGTTGGTCACGTAGAGGAGGGAGTCGTCCGAGGTGACGGCGACACCGCTCGGGCCTTGCCCGACCCGCAGGTTTCCGGACAGCGTGTTGGTGGCGGTGTCGATCACGCTGGCGGTATTGGAGCCGTAGTTCGCCACGTAGACGTGGGCGCCGTTCTGGCTGATGGTCATGAAACGCGGCACGACGCCGACCGGGATGGTAGCGGTGATGGTGTTGGTGGCGGTGTCGATCACGCTGAGAGTGCTGGCGAAGTTGTTGCTGACGTAGGCGCGCGTGCCGTCCGGGGTGATCGCCACGACCGAGGGCCCGCCGCCCCCAGGGATGGTAGCGGTGATGGTGTTGGTGGCGGTGTCGATCACGCTGAGGGTGTCGCCGAGGATGTTGCCGACGTAGGCGCGGGACCCGTCCGGGGTGACCGCCACACCGGTCGGCAGCACTCCCACCGCGATGGTAGCGGTGATGGTGTTGGTCGCGGTGTCGATCACGCTGACCGTGTCGCTGCCCTGGTTCGCCACGTAGACGTGGCCGCCGTCCGGAGTGATTGATACGCCAGTAGGCGCCGTCCCCACCGGGACGCTCGCGGTGATGGTGTTGGTCGCGGTGTCGATCACGCTGAGCAAGCCATCCTCGGCCACGCTCACATAGAGGCGGCCCCCGTCGGGTGCGAAAGCAAACAGCCTCGGCCCCGCCCCTGTGGGAATGGTCGCGACGACACCGTCGGTCGCGGTGTCGAGCACAGTGACGGTGTTCGACGTACTGCCGGCCACGTAGGCGCGTGTCCCGTCGGGAGACAGCACCACCCCCAGAGGGCTGCCACCCATCGGTAAGACGGTGTCGGCGGCCGAAAGCGCGACGGGCGCAAGGTCCCCGGCCTCGGGGCCGAGCAGGGACAACGATCGCGTGTTGGTGGACATGAGACTCCCCCCTTTGTAGTGGGTTTTTCAGGATGGCGAACGGCCATCAGGTTGAGAGATTGCAGAAACGCACCGGCTCGGCCATGCCTGAACGAAGATCCCGGCTGATCGCCGCGTACAACTCTTTCGACATCTTCGACATGAGCGCCCCCTCGGCAGCATCACCATCGTTACACTACAAACTGACCGAAACACTGGAATTCGTGCACATCGACTTCGCGACACGCCGGGACGCACTGAGATTCGGATGTAAACCACGCTGGAAATGGTGCGTAAACCAGGATCTCTCGGAGCCTCCGCTCGTGGTTCCGCTTGCCTTGTTTCAGCGAAGTCGACTTATTGCCAAGAGAATTGAGCGAGTGCTTGGTTTCTCGCCACCGTAGACGGTCCGACTCGCAGTGCGATCGCACTGCGTGGTCGAGCGATCTGCGTATTCCCGTGGCGTCAGCTCTGCGTCCGACTGCCAAATGTCGGATCCACCGAAATGCTTGCCCCCCAAATCTTCCGGCAGAG
The DNA window shown above is from Nocardia sp. NBC_01730 and carries:
- a CDS encoding IPT/TIG domain-containing protein, translated to MSTNTRSLSLLGPEAGDLAPVALSAADTVLPMGGSPLGVVLSPDGTRAYVAGSTSNTVTVLDTATDGVVATIPTGAGPRLFAFAPDGGRLYVSVAEDGLLSVIDTATNTITASVPVGTAPTGVSITPDGGHVYVANQGSDTVSVIDTATNTITATIAVGVLPTGVAVTPDGSRAYVGNILGDTLSVIDTATNTITATIPGGGGPSVVAITPDGTRAYVSNNFASTLSVIDTATNTITATIPVGVVPRFMTISQNGAHVYVANYGSNTASVIDTATNTLSGNLRVGQGPSGVAVTSDDSLLYVTNTDDNTLSVIPLTLVPREGSTAGGTLVTINGHNLANASAVHFGTTEATILTNTPTSITVATPAGAGAVPVTVTTPGGTGSLGYFIYFPPPQINSISPAEGSPDGGTAVITGFNLSGAIAVSIGPSPVTIQSATPTQLIVGTIFGQSPGTFPVIVTTPGGSADDLTYTYLPSPNINNVTPSAGPTTGGSLVTITGNGLTHTDTVTFDGIPASFSVISDTTISTIAPPHPANPGITIDVTTPCGQSSWTYSYEENPTL